Within Bacillus sp. SM2101, the genomic segment GTTTTATACTTGTAAGTTGGATATTACCTTCTAGCTGTCCTATTTTCTAATAAACGCAATATTTTGTCATACTCAAATATAAACAGCTAGATAAACCATTCATCATAATAAGTTTGTTGGGGTTAATTATATGGCTTTGTCTAAAATGCTCGAATTACAACCATAAAATAGCCAAAAAAATAAAAGAATTTGATAAACATTACCCCAAAAATTAGTTATTTGATTTATAATTAACTTAATTCATCTTAGTTGGGGGAACACTGATTTATGAATATAAAGGGATATTTTATTACACTTATAACTGCTAGTATGTTGTTCTTTTTGTTTGGTACAGATGGGTATGCTAAGCAAGTAGAGTCAACTTCGGTAAGTAATCACGTTATAAAAAGGTCAGTTGTAAAGAAAAAGAGCCTACCTGAACAGCTACCTCGATACATGTATGATTCTGGGTTGTCCTTTGAATACCCAGACGCAGTAAGAGGGATTTATGTGACAGGCCATTCAGCGGGTGGGGATAAATTTGGTTCTTTAGTTAATTTAGTTGATTCATCGGATTTAAATGCAATGGTAATAGACATAAAAGATGATTATGGCAATATGACATACATACCAGAAAACCAACCATATAAAGAAATTGGAAAAAACTATATTAAAGACCCTGTAGAAATGTTAAAGACACTAGAAGAAAAGAAAATATATCCAATTGCTCGGATTGTCGTATTTAAAGACAGTGTCCTTGCGAATAAATATCCTGAATGGTCATTTATTGAAGAAAATAATATTTGGACAAATAGACGGGGCGAATCGTTCGTTAACCCATTCATAAAAGAAGTTTGGGATTATAATGTCGGTATAGCAATTGAAGCAGCAAAGCTAGGTTTTCAAGAAATTCAATTCGATTATGTGAGATTTCCAGAAGGATTTGAAAAACGTGATTCAATTTTATCGTACAGTATGGGAGAATATGCAAGCAAGGATATAGATAATGTTCAAAAACGTGTTCAATCAGTTACAGATTTTGTTGCCTATGCAAAAGAAAAGCTTAAGCCATATGGCGTAAAAGTATCGGTGGATATTTTTGGTTATACAGCAACATTGCCTGAAGCTCCTGGGATAGGGCAAAACTTTTCTAAAATATCAGCAAATGTTGACGTTATTTCGTCTATGA encodes:
- a CDS encoding putative glycoside hydrolase — translated: MNIKGYFITLITASMLFFLFGTDGYAKQVESTSVSNHVIKRSVVKKKSLPEQLPRYMYDSGLSFEYPDAVRGIYVTGHSAGGDKFGSLVNLVDSSDLNAMVIDIKDDYGNMTYIPENQPYKEIGKNYIKDPVEMLKTLEEKKIYPIARIVVFKDSVLANKYPEWSFIEENNIWTNRRGESFVNPFIKEVWDYNVGIAIEAAKLGFQEIQFDYVRFPEGFEKRDSILSYSMGEYASKDIDNVQKRVQSVTDFVAYAKEKLKPYGVKVSVDIFGYTATLPEAPGIGQNFSKISANVDVISSMIYPSHWTTYFGIQKPDLEPYKLVTEYIKVEAEKLKELANSPISRPWLQDFTASWLGNGNYKPYGKTEVEDQIRALNENGVKEFLLWNAGNSYTENVDYTPLN